The genomic region CGTCAACGTCAGCATTTCCAAACAGGAAATCATCTACGACCCCGCCAAAAGCGCTGCGCTTGGAGATGCCCCAGGGGTGCAGCCCTTTGAAGTGATGAAAGCAGGAGAGCCCCTCCAGCAGAGTGCGGCAAAAGCCGGCAATGATGACTGGAAAAGCGTAGCGCTGGCGAACGGAATTGAGAATCCGCGCATGCTGGCTGCGGGAGCTCTGGTGAACCTTTCCGCAGGTGTGTCGGTCTCCGGCGCGGCACAACTGGGCGTGGACATCAGTGGTGGCGTTGGCGTAACCGGTGGGTTCAGCGCGGGGGCTGGAGTGGGGGGCAGCGTCAGCGCGTCGGTGGGAGCAGGGATTGGCGGTAGTGCGCAACCCGGTGTCAGCGTCGGAGCTGGGAGCCAACTCGGGTTCGTTTCGGGCGGAAGCGTTTCGGGCGGGGGCACCATCAGCGCCGGCGCCGGCGGTTCGCTCGACGCGTCCTTCACCGCCAGTGGTGGTTTCGGGGGTGGAGTTTGATTGCTTTCGCTGATTTCCCGGTACCTGTATGGCGCAATGAACCTGCAAAAGGAGGGCAAACATGGCGGTGATCATTAACGAGATGGAAGTCGTGGTAGAGCCGCCGGCTCCGGCGCAGCCGCCGGACAGTGCCACTCCGCCTCCACCACCGGCGCACAATGCGCTTCGTCCGTTGGACTTGGCGGACATTCAGGAGCGCCGCAATCGTTTTGCGTTGCGATTGCTGGCGCATTGAGGTAAGCGCGATGCCGGACAACGGTGCAGCCCCGGGTTTATATCCGGCCAGGCCGACATTTCAGATCGAGGGGCAGGCACAACCAGCCCTGAGCGACGGCCTACAAGAGTTGCTGGTGGAAGAAACCTCGGCGGGCCTCTCGCGTTGCGAAGTCACCTTCGCCAACTGGGGGCCAAAAGGGAATGCGGCTGGATTTCTCTACTTCGATCGTAACCTGGTCGAGTTTGGCAAGAGCATGAAAATCAATATCGGCGGCGGACAAGGAGCGGGGCAGATTTTTCAGGGCCGGGTAATGGGAATTGAAGGCCGCTTTCTTCGGGATCGCCCCCCCGAAGTGCTGGTGCTGGCAGAGGACCGGTTACAGGACTTACGCATGACACGGCGTACGCGCAGTTTCGAAAACATTACCGATTCAGACCTGTTTCAGCAGGTGGCCTCGCAATATGGCTTGCAGACCAATGTCGATGTGACTGGGCCCACGCACCGTGTCCTGACACAGGTGAACCAGAGTGACTTGGCATTTTTGCGCGAGCGTGCGCGGGCCGTTGATGCTGAGCTCTGGGTCGACGACAGAACTCTCTACGTAAAGGCGCGAAACCGCCGAAAAACCGGAGACGTGACACTCACCTATGGCCAAGGGCTGCATGAATTCGCCGTACTCGCCGACATTGCCGGGCAAGTTAGCAGTTTCACCGTGAGTGGATGGGATGTTGCCGGCAAACAGCCGATTAAGTTCAAAGCAACCGAGGCAGCACTCTCTAGCGAACTGAACGGCGATCGTGGAGGAAGCTCGGTGTTGGGGAAGGCCATTGGGCAGCGCGACCAGCAGATCGTTCACGACATGCCGTTCACCTCCCAGGAAGCCCAGGAACTGGCAGAGGCAGACTACCGGCGAACCGGGCGGCGTTTTGTCACCGGCACCGGAGTTGCAGAAGGCGACTCACGCCTGCGAGTGGGCACGAAACTTCAATTGCAGGGAATTGGCCCGATCTTCGAAGGCAACTATTACGTTACCGCGGCGCGGCACGTTTTCGACGGCAACAACGGCTATCGCACTTATTTCTCGGTGGAACGTCCGGGGATTGGACATTGACGATGCTGGCAGAGTGGACAGAAGAGGTTGTCGAATCGCGGTCGCAACGCGGTTACGGCGGCCGTTTCTACGGCGCCTATCCCGGGTTGGTGCGTGACATCAAGGACCCCGATGGGCAAGGCCGGGTAAAAGTCTCCTTGCCCTGGTCACCCGACAGCGCCGGGGCGGCGTACGAGACCTGGGCCCGGCTCTCCACCATGATGGGCGGCAGTAACCGCGGCACCTGGTTTGTGCCGGACGTGAATGATGAAGTGCTGGTGGTCTTTCTGGGAGGCGATCCGCGTAATCCCTGCGTCATCGGGGGTCTGTGGAACGGTCAGGACAAACCCCCGCAAAGCATGGACGGTGCGGGCAGGAATTTCATCAAGAAGATCCGATCTCGTAACGGCGTGCAAGTCACTCTGGACGATACCGACGGCCAGGAAAAGATGGTCCTGGAAACGCCTGCCGGCCAGAAGATCACGCTGCAGGATGGACCGGGCTCGGTAACCATCGAAGACAGCAATGGAAATTCCGTGAAGCTGGAGACGGCGGGAATCACGGTCACCGCCTCTGCCAAAGTCACGGTCAATGCCAGTACAGCCGAGATTTCGGCCGGCATGCTTACCGTCAATGCAGGCATGTCGAAGTTCAGCGGAGTTGTGCAGGCCGATACCGTGATCACCAATAGCGTCATCAGCGCCAGCTATACGCCTGGCGCGGGAAACATCTGGTGAGACTTTGATCAGTCCACGCGTTCAATGGCTGACTCCCTCGCCGCTGTGGTCCGAACTGGCGGCGAGCATGGACAAAGCACCGTTCCGCCGCCCCACGCTCCTGCGCTTTTCGAGCGATCAGTTCATGGAAGAGTTGCAGGGGCTGGTGTCGAAAACTCCCGAGAGCCTGCGTAACTACGTGGCCCAAGGGGAGACCTGGCGTAGTCCGGCGGTGGGTTTGGACTCAAGCACCACCGGCCAGACTGACGATGCTCAGCAGACGCCCCTCAAGTTCTTTCAACCCGTGCATGCACGTTTCTATCTGGTTGCTGGATCGCTCGTCTGCCGCCAGCCAGGACTCCCTGACCATCAAGTAAAAAGTAACCTGGGAGAAAAAACCACCTTTGTAGTGAGGCGGATTCGGCCCAAGGTTGGTCTAACGGGAGATTGCAGCACGTTCGACCCACAGCACTGCGACGAATATGCGTGGCTATCGGCGGATCCGTCGGGTTGGGCCCAAGTGGACGGCGCAGGCCTGGCAGACGGCGAAGAGAGACTGCCGATGTCTGCCTTCGAATTCGGCGCGAATGGAAGCCGCAGGCGTCTGTTCACCGGGTTGATTCCGGCCAGCCGCCGTCAGACCTATGTGGCCGGAAAAGTGACCCAAACCGCCGCTCAGGGCACGGTTACGACGGACGATCCCAGGAAGATCGACTTCCAGCGGCAGGTGTCGGATCCCTGGGTGGAATTGGTTGATTACCGCGACGAGACCCAGGCTTCCTCGTCGCTTTCACAAAACGCGAAAGACCAGATAGCAACCGGGATCGCGCAAGCCTCCGCTCTTATCCTCATAGACTTTGCCAACTTTCTCAGCCAACACATACCGAACGTGTGGAATGTGTTGCAACATTCGTCGCCAGCCTCGAGCCTGGGCCCGAAGCCGAAGCAGCTCGCGCTTTACAAAATCTTCAACACTACAGTGGCAAATTTGCAGCCGCCATCTTCCCGCTCGAAGCTGAGTGATGCGATCCAGAGCGCGAAAAACTTCGAGAACACATTTGAGAATGCTGTCCTCGCAAAAGGCCCCAATCCGGCCGTGCCTACGGGCTATGCGGGACCGATGCTGAGCGATACCTCAGACGCGCAATTGTCGGCGCTGATCCGCCGCGGCAGCGATCCATTGCAGCCGCGGGCCCTCCAAGTTTTGGCGGAAGCTGCTCTGGACGAGGTCGGTCCGGCGCCTCCGGTAATGGTCCGCACCCCCGCCAAAGACCCAGAGAATCCCCAGGGAGATGACTGGTACGTGGTGCGCTGCGTGTATGAGCGGCCGCAGTGCGGCCTGAAGATGGTTCCGGTGATAAGCGAGCCCAGTCGGCCCTTTCAGCTCGCTTCGTTTTTTGATCCGGACGCACCGGCGCGGTCCATCCAGGTGGCACTGCCCATTGACACAACCCCTGCTGCCCTCAGGAAGTACGACAAGGGCGTGGGCTTCATGATTTCAGACCAACTGGGAAAGCAGATGAGTCGCGTGAAAGGGCTGAAGCAGTTGATGGAAGGCGACCTGGCCGACCCCGACGGATTTGGGCTGGGTATGATCTGTTCGTTTTCCATCCCCATCATCACCATCTGCGCCTTCATTGTGCTCATGATTTTTCTGACGCTGCTGAACATCGTTTTCTGGTGGCTCCCGTTTTTCAAAATCTGCTTTCCAATTCCGACCTTGAAGGCGAAGGGATGACCATGAATGGAGCGAGCATCTACGGACAGGGAATCAGTTTTCCACCGCGTTTGGGCCCGGACGGAAGCATGGCATGGTCCAGTGGCCCGGACAACATTCGGGAGGCCATGACTGTGATTCTGTTGACCTCGCCGGGAGAGCGCCTGATGTTGCCCGACTTTGGCGGCAAACTACGCGCCTTTCTCTTCGAACCGAACACTGTCGCTACCAGGTCCTTGCTGCAGGCGGAGATCCAGAAAGCGCTACAGGCGTGGGAAGCGCGGATCACAGTGCAATCGGTGAGCGTAGACCAGGATGACAACGATCCGCGCGCAGCCCGGGCCAATATCCAGTATCAACTGGTGGCAACACAAACCAATGCACAGATGAGTTTAAGGATGCAGTTGGGCGGATAGGAATTTCAAAAGAATATGCCTTTGCTGGTTCCCAGTCTCGATGACCGCAGCTACAGCGATATTCTCCGCGAAGCGCTGGCGCGCGTGCCGGTGCACAACCCGGAGTACACAAATCTTACCGATAGCGATCCGGGAGTCACGCTGCTGCAGTTGTTCGCTTTCATGACGGAGAACTTGCTCTATCGCAGCAATTTGATTCCTGAACGCAATCACCTCAAGTTTCTCCAGTTGATCGGCAAGTCGCTCCGCCCGGCGTCGGCTGCGCAAGGAGTCGTGACCATTACCAATGAGCGCGGTCCTTTGCAAACCATAACTTTGCCGGCGAATGTTCCGGTCACGGCAGGCAAAACAGGATTTGTGACCCGGAACGCGTTGGATGTCCTTCCCATCGAGATGAAGGTCTACATTCGCCAAACCCTTTCTAGCGACAAACTGGCGGACGCGGAGGCGACCTATACCCAGCTCTACAGTACGTTTGCCGATGATCCCGCAAGTTTGGATTTCTATGAAACCGTTCCTATGGATCCGCCCACAACTGCGGCTGCCATTCATTCCGTGAGTTTGACCGATGGCGCCACGGTGGACGGCAGTTTGTGGCTGGCGCTATTGGTGCGGGCAGGCGACAATGTCTCTCCCGGCGATGTTCTAAAGGAAATCGCGGGCAAAACCGTCACTCTGGGGTTGATGCCATCCGTCGAAGCCGCCACCCGGACATTGTTGCCAAACGGGTCGGCAACCAATCAGCAGCCCGCTTCACTGCGCTATCAGATTGCCACCGGCAGCACAGACGCTAACAATCAGCCGGTTTATCTCACGCTGAATGGTACTCCTGACAACGATACTGGTCCGTTGCAGGACCTTACGCTTGTGCAACTCACACTTCCGTCGGCGGAATCCATGGGCATTTGGAGCAACCAGGTTCCTCTGGAAGATGGCGTAGGCGACTTTCCCCCCACGCTGGAAGATACGGAAATACGCAAACGTCTGCTCACCTGGATTCGAATCCGACTGCCGGAGGCGCCTGACGGGGTGGCCGCTTCGCCATCGCTGAAAGCCAACTTCAGTTGGGCTGGAATCAATGCAGCTCGCATCACGCAGCGCGTACAGATCCTGGCGGAGCCGCTAGGCGCCGGCAGTGGCGAACCGGATCAAGCGTTCACCCTGGTGAACACCCCGGTGATCGCGGAAACCGTCAAGCTGGCGGTGAACGGTGAACTTTGGACACGCATTGATGATTTGCAAGCAGCTCCTCCGGAAGTCCCGGTTCGCGATCCCTCGTTGCCGCCGGGTGCAACGGCAGCGGCCTCACCGCATCCCACCCCCAAAGTATTCACCGTGGACCGCGAATCAGGACGAGTGCAGGTCGGATCTGGATTAAAAGGGGCGCGGCCACCAGCCGGTGTGCAGATCGTTGCCAGCTACGCCTATGGAGGCGGCCGCGCTGGGAACCTGGGCATTGCAGCAATTCGAACCAGTCCGCAGTTGCCCGCGGGTTTCAAGGTGACCAACCCGCTGCCGACGTGGGGTGGGGACGAGGGTGAATCGCCAGCCGATGCGGAACGCAACATTCCGAACTATCTGCAGAACGGCCACCGCGCGGTCTCCAGCGCCGACTTCGTGGACATTGTGCAACATACTCCGGGAATCGATCTTGGAAGAGTGGAAGTATTGCCGGTTACCGATCCAGGTGTTGTGAACCTGCTGGTAATCCCCAACGATCCGCAAAAACCGGAAGCACCGCTGCCCAATCGCCTGTTCCTCGATGCAATTTGTAACTATCTCGAGCCACGCCGCCTGCTCACCACCGAAGTGGTGGTACAAGGTCCCACCTACGTCGGCTTGTCAGTATCGATTGGCATTGACGTGGTCCCGGGTCGTGACATTGCTCCGGTGCGTGAAGCAGTGAAGCAGGCCATTCGTGATTTTCTCTCGCCGCTTCATGGCGGGCCCAACGCACCGAACGGAAGCGGCTGGCCCTTATCCAAAACGGTCGAGTCCATTGATCTTTGGGTCCAGGCCGTGCGCGTGGATGGAGTTAGCCGGGTGCGCGGGGTGACCATGTGGGACAGCGCCTCCACGAAACAAGATCAAATTCCAATCAGAGGATTGCAATTGCCGCGGCTGGACCAGGTCGGCGTCAACCTGGGTGATCCCGATGATTTGACTACCCCGGACACTCCACCCGCGCAGAAGCGCGTAGCCGTGCCGGTATTGCCGCAAAGTTGTTGAGTATCGGACCTTGAGTCTCGAACATGGACGTTAACCAAACTCGATTCCATCTTGTGTACGGAAAGGCGGACTGGCATGCGCAAGTCTCCGGTTCGCCGGCTGATTCTCCGCCGCAAGAACCGTCCCTCGATTGGAACGACGCCGATGCGACACTCAGCCTGCACCAGGAGCTGTTCATATTTCCGAAACCCAGCGGGCAGAGCCCGCTCACTCCGGACCAACGCCGCGGCGCCGGACGCGACCGCTACGGTAACTGGTATTGGATTGGCGACGGCGGCAAGGACCTCTGGTTCCTCGGTGCTTCGAAAAACACTGCTGAGCATTTCTGGTCCGCCGCCAACCTGGCACCTACTTGTACCGCAAGCGACGATCCTTTTACGCCCGCGCAGAGTTCTGGGATCTCCGATCTGGCATTTTGTGGGTTGGCTGTTACTCGGGACCACTATCTCGTGGTGGGGCTTACACAGCCAAAGGGATTGCTAATTTTCGATCTACATGGCGGTGGCGCGCCACTCGAGTATCTGTGGCCGGCGAGCGTTGCGTTCTCGCCGTTTGATATGGCTCCAGCTCGGGATGGCGGCGTTTGGATTCTGGATCGTATCAACAAGGTTTACTGGAGTCTCGATCGCTACCTGCGCGTGCAAGCACAAATCGTAAGCAGTTCGAATCCGGAGGCTAACAACGATTTTGTACCTGTCAGCGGAAAGCTCCGGCCGGAGCAAGTGCAATGTTACTCCCGGCAGATTACGGCAAGTCTGGCGATATCGCTGGCGCCGTTGGCTGATCCCATCGCGATTGAAGCGCTGCCGGATGGAAGCGTAATGATCTTAGACAATTTTCCGGGAAGTTCTTTCTCGGCTGTCTATCAGTATTACTTTGGCTCACAGACCGCCCCGCCCTTGTCGCTGAATCATATTCTGGCAGCGTTCGTACCCACACAAGCTAACGGCACTCCACAATCGGATTCGGTGCGCGGACACGATATTGCCTTCGTGCCCAATCCGGACTCCGGGCAAACATCGCCCGGCACCCTCTTCATTGCCGGGATTGATGGTGAGCAGGTGTTTGCGTTTCGTCTCAAGGCGCAGCCAGAGAACAATTGGCTCCAACCTCTACCGCGCTATCTTCCCATGCGGCGCTTTAGTGGGAAGGCAATCGTTGCCGCCGCGGCCGAGGTTTACTACGACTTTGAAGAGCGCTGGTGGCCACTCGTCGAGCAGCCGCGCTCGCGTTACAAGCCGGAAGCGGAATTGCAGCTTCCGTTGGCTCAAGCTACTGCCAGCCCCGACGAAGAGACCGCCTTTGACGGCAAGCAACTGGGATGTATCTGGCACCGGCTACTTCTGGACGCGTGTATCCCGCCCGGAGCACGGGTCAGCATTCAGAGTCGCGCGGCGGACCAAAGGTCCCTGCTGCCCGCCGTTCCTTGGCAGCAGGAGCCCAATCCTTACCTGCGCAGCGATGGCTCCGAGCTGCCTTTCTATGACTCACCGCTTTCCGGGCCGGCCGATCGGGTAGGGACCTGGGAGTTGCTGTTCCAGAATGCGCGCGGCCGCTATTTGCAGTTGAAACTCACGTTGCAGGGAACCGGCCGCAACACGCCGCGCTTGCACGCCTTGCGGATCTGGTATCCGCGATTCTCGTATCTGCGGCAATACTTGCCCGCAGTGTATCGCGATGATGCCGCTTCCTCCTCGTTTCTCGATCGCTACTTAGCCAATATCGAAGGCTTCTACACCGTGCTGGAGGGCAAGATTGAACAAGTACAAACCTTGTTCGACACCAGGACTGTCCCGGCAGAGTATCTGGATTGGCTGGCGAGTTGGGTTGGACTGTCGCTTGATTTGGGATGGAGCGAAAGCACGCGCCGTCTCGTGCTTTCCCATGCTCCACAAATGTTTTTCCAGCGCGGCACCCTCGCTGGCATGGTGCGCGCTATCCGGCTGGGCCTGGATGCCTGTCCTGATGAGTCGCTCTTTCAAAACTCCAGTTGTGCCAACCAGGCATGCGGAACAAACCATCGAAGCTCATTTTCGGTGAGGGTGGTAGAGCGGTTTACTGCGCGCAATGCGGCCGGGGTGGTTTATGGTGATCCCACCGACGTTCTCGGCCCCGGCTCGACAACCGCTGCCTCCTCGTGGACACCAGCTCAGGGAGCAGCTCCGTTGCACACGCTGTTTCGGGAGTACCTAAGAGCCAGCTATTCTTCCATCGCCAGTCTGAATGCCGCCTGGGGCTCAACTTATTCGTCTTTTGACGATACGGAACTGATTTTGCCGCCGGTGAGGCCACCGCAAAAAAATCAGGCGGCCGACTGGAGACGGTTCCTTCGCGAAGCTCTGGGCTTCACTTACGCTGCCGTAACCAATGCTGATTTGCGGGCGTATCGGGATTTCCTCGGAAGGCAGTACGCGCACATCGGCGACCTGAATAATACCTACGGTCTCGCAGGCACGGCTGCGCTTGCAGATTTTGATCAAGTCCAGTTGCCCGGCACGTTGCCTGCCGGCGGGAGAAAACTGCGGGACTGGATTCAGTTCGTATCGGTGGTTCTTCCTACCGCACGGAATGCGCACCGCTTCACGGTGCTGGTGCCGGTCACACCCAGCGACGATCCCCAAACCCAGTTGACCAAACTGGGCATCGCCGAGCGCATCGCGGAAATCGAGAAACCCGCCCACACCGATTTTGATACCCGGCTGTACTGGGGCATGTTCCGGGTAGGCGAAGCGCGGGTGGGCTTGGACACGCTGCTCGGCCAGGGGAGCCGGTCGGTCGCCATCGTTTTGGGAAGGGACTATCTCGCGGGCGGACACCTGGCTTGGGTAGAACCCTGGAATCTGTCTGACCGGGAGACGATCGGACGAAGCAAGACGGTCCAGCCGTGCTGTGGGCACAGACCGCAAGAGAGGTGCACATGAGCGTATTCCAGACGGTAACGCCCACAACCCAGAGCTTGGATCCTTTGAAGCGGGTGAACTATACGTTTGGTTTAGTGCTCGGCGTGGATGAATTTCGCCAAGAGCAAACCTACGTGATCGAGAAGGACCGTTCGCAATATCGGCTCGCGCATGGCTATGGCACGATCTGCGGCCTGCGCGTTCGTGTCGTCGACGGAGTCAATCTGGAAGTGAGGGTAGCGCCTGGAGTCGCCATCAACCCTCAGGGCCAGGAAATCCACGTTCAAAAGGAGATGTGCGCAAAGCTGAACGATTGGCTCACCAATAATAAAGATGCGTTACAAGCCCTTTTCGGAACGCCTCCGACCAGCCTTTCTCTTTGCGTGGTTCTCTGCTATCGCGAATGCCAGACCGACAGCGTACCAGTGCCAGGTGAGCCTTGCCGCACG from Terriglobia bacterium harbors:
- a CDS encoding peptidoglycan-binding protein, with amino-acid sequence MSVQPLKLEVAKLVEIWWPKTGGPNLTGPKGQPGKSFTVQFNPQTLKVNFSNQKAGGDQPKGSSTQFVGKGVTKLTIELWFDVTLALAQGRLSGDEDVRRLTSEVAYFMKPQEVAGKKDIFVPPGVRFSWGTFIFDGVMDSMDETLDLFSATGSPIRASVNVSISKQEIIYDPAKSAALGDAPGVQPFEVMKAGEPLQQSAAKAGNDDWKSVALANGIENPRMLAAGALVNLSAGVSVSGAAQLGVDISGGVGVTGGFSAGAGVGGSVSASVGAGIGGSAQPGVSVGAGSQLGFVSGGSVSGGGTISAGAGGSLDASFTASGGFGGGV
- a CDS encoding phage baseplate assembly protein V, whose amino-acid sequence is MLAEWTEEVVESRSQRGYGGRFYGAYPGLVRDIKDPDGQGRVKVSLPWSPDSAGAAYETWARLSTMMGGSNRGTWFVPDVNDEVLVVFLGGDPRNPCVIGGLWNGQDKPPQSMDGAGRNFIKKIRSRNGVQVTLDDTDGQEKMVLETPAGQKITLQDGPGSVTIEDSNGNSVKLETAGITVTASAKVTVNASTAEISAGMLTVNAGMSKFSGVVQADTVITNSVISASYTPGAGNIW
- a CDS encoding GPW/gp25 family protein is translated as MNGASIYGQGISFPPRLGPDGSMAWSSGPDNIREAMTVILLTSPGERLMLPDFGGKLRAFLFEPNTVATRSLLQAEIQKALQAWEARITVQSVSVDQDDNDPRAARANIQYQLVATQTNAQMSLRMQLGG
- a CDS encoding baseplate J/gp47 family protein, with the translated sequence MPLLVPSLDDRSYSDILREALARVPVHNPEYTNLTDSDPGVTLLQLFAFMTENLLYRSNLIPERNHLKFLQLIGKSLRPASAAQGVVTITNERGPLQTITLPANVPVTAGKTGFVTRNALDVLPIEMKVYIRQTLSSDKLADAEATYTQLYSTFADDPASLDFYETVPMDPPTTAAAIHSVSLTDGATVDGSLWLALLVRAGDNVSPGDVLKEIAGKTVTLGLMPSVEAATRTLLPNGSATNQQPASLRYQIATGSTDANNQPVYLTLNGTPDNDTGPLQDLTLVQLTLPSAESMGIWSNQVPLEDGVGDFPPTLEDTEIRKRLLTWIRIRLPEAPDGVAASPSLKANFSWAGINAARITQRVQILAEPLGAGSGEPDQAFTLVNTPVIAETVKLAVNGELWTRIDDLQAAPPEVPVRDPSLPPGATAAASPHPTPKVFTVDRESGRVQVGSGLKGARPPAGVQIVASYAYGGGRAGNLGIAAIRTSPQLPAGFKVTNPLPTWGGDEGESPADAERNIPNYLQNGHRAVSSADFVDIVQHTPGIDLGRVEVLPVTDPGVVNLLVIPNDPQKPEAPLPNRLFLDAICNYLEPRRLLTTEVVVQGPTYVGLSVSIGIDVVPGRDIAPVREAVKQAIRDFLSPLHGGPNAPNGSGWPLSKTVESIDLWVQAVRVDGVSRVRGVTMWDSASTKQDQIPIRGLQLPRLDQVGVNLGDPDDLTTPDTPPAQKRVAVPVLPQSC
- a CDS encoding beta-galactosidase: MDVNQTRFHLVYGKADWHAQVSGSPADSPPQEPSLDWNDADATLSLHQELFIFPKPSGQSPLTPDQRRGAGRDRYGNWYWIGDGGKDLWFLGASKNTAEHFWSAANLAPTCTASDDPFTPAQSSGISDLAFCGLAVTRDHYLVVGLTQPKGLLIFDLHGGGAPLEYLWPASVAFSPFDMAPARDGGVWILDRINKVYWSLDRYLRVQAQIVSSSNPEANNDFVPVSGKLRPEQVQCYSRQITASLAISLAPLADPIAIEALPDGSVMILDNFPGSSFSAVYQYYFGSQTAPPLSLNHILAAFVPTQANGTPQSDSVRGHDIAFVPNPDSGQTSPGTLFIAGIDGEQVFAFRLKAQPENNWLQPLPRYLPMRRFSGKAIVAAAAEVYYDFEERWWPLVEQPRSRYKPEAELQLPLAQATASPDEETAFDGKQLGCIWHRLLLDACIPPGARVSIQSRAADQRSLLPAVPWQQEPNPYLRSDGSELPFYDSPLSGPADRVGTWELLFQNARGRYLQLKLTLQGTGRNTPRLHALRIWYPRFSYLRQYLPAVYRDDAASSSFLDRYLANIEGFYTVLEGKIEQVQTLFDTRTVPAEYLDWLASWVGLSLDLGWSESTRRLVLSHAPQMFFQRGTLAGMVRAIRLGLDACPDESLFQNSSCANQACGTNHRSSFSVRVVERFTARNAAGVVYGDPTDVLGPGSTTAASSWTPAQGAAPLHTLFREYLRASYSSIASLNAAWGSTYSSFDDTELILPPVRPPQKNQAADWRRFLREALGFTYAAVTNADLRAYRDFLGRQYAHIGDLNNTYGLAGTAALADFDQVQLPGTLPAGGRKLRDWIQFVSVVLPTARNAHRFTVLVPVTPSDDPQTQLTKLGIAERIAEIEKPAHTDFDTRLYWGMFRVGEARVGLDTLLGQGSRSVAIVLGRDYLAGGHLAWVEPWNLSDRETIGRSKTVQPCCGHRPQERCT